From Cataglyphis hispanica isolate Lineage 1 chromosome 19, ULB_Chis1_1.0, whole genome shotgun sequence, one genomic window encodes:
- the LOC126856728 gene encoding dedicator of cytokinesis protein 9 isoform X1: protein MSERKFTRGLGKPGMAAQLRETVSQVVRESTVQNKPHLIEPIDFENFILKNKTLLQNDPQRELLLYPQDDISQVVLPRRYRSMVPTAQHITECEEGAENLLTKECLHSYTSNWNLVHYKYVAYSGTYLELPRISKADDLKDEVYEIDTEVDQIDEELTKNDGITKEGYLMKGPEIGSTDRMFAHIGSKSFKRRFCHLRQEVDGTYILEFFKDERKGEAKLTIVMDFCTEVVRNSKRGRYCFELRMSDTHKSYTLAADSETDMQDWLLKLSSVLQHYKQQEEKRAASLERTCNTPPPSPQPMQVYGTLKGLEQSMNPQLIKYSRETDTSIALARRENRKRLFSVYPYIPHAKINTGQSADHNVDPYKEQFGHRIFVKCESLKFRLQAPIDEKESLCQVEPYYTTLSLFDARNGRKLTENFHFDINHEMVRDMTRELSPAGITTETEDITLPGELKNIPSDWIKFPKQAIFNINNPHPDIFLVVRIDKLLQGNIYQISEPYLRATKDPRLGLKVHKQVRACCQRLGNYRMPFAWAARPLFRLYSNELDTSSDFPAIYRQENNKIKDEELLKLLSEYRKPEKLSKLTVIPGWLKIKIESVMDIPENTLSTCLAPLKPFPIPPTAEPTIEIAEFESTSERDVHPYTTYINHLYVYPQTLCFDSQKIFTRARNIACIMELRDDDGENVKPLRAIYGRPGTPLLCLRASCTVLHHNTVPSWYEEIKIKLPTKLHAKHHILFSFYHISCDMNKKKENGVENCVGYAWAPLLHKGRLNVDVESSVQVLPVATHLPHGYLSIQPLGLGKGVRNAGPDITWIDSQRPIFTVSFQLISTVFTRDIHLHNLFIHAERILDTRPSTVPSDSETCKILKAAHAVQLVTVITFLPTILNQLFALLACNTSQEIELYVIRVLIHFINMVHEAGRKEILQAYIKFVFVLPPLRNGNVTVHEQLAKHLPILLQPSNTDFLVVNKFMHHSSFFFEIMIKSMAQYLLTTGRIKMHRNERFSKDYHEKIKALLEVIMPYLMTKYREMPVETHELNKSLAQFLKKCLTFMDRGFVFRLINSYLDNFSPGDQRTLHDFKFTFLQIICSHEHYVSFNLPMMQSRLVSRDDNDTEREPECDDLMNEYCLTEEFCKHHFLVSLLMQEVRISLNEIVQIRKVAIGTLRDLMAKHELDDRYQNKGQLSRIASIYIPWLGIVLENLHRLQSVQESEIKIEMKQNSANRVSTSSSFLAMKDSTNSATTAGTPKSIHRLTLHLDTQSPVRTSMHLRDSTYFAAIAGQGLVNGYSCTSVESDTSTVSGASQSNISQETTIVREYMENGTGEKKRHSRTLSVTQSSPRCDKLQPSEVKDILLCFLFIVKYLGDHQVIAWWQQCSDTEILSFFTIIEMSLHHFKYIGKRQIAANAASNVGKPRTVKAMTLPARMAPPDFTTENPATSTLQPHNTVTRENLVENDSGKVYQALLEANMATEVGLIALDCLGLFCIHFKDILLANEGDNAVMQKLFNIYLSFLQVGQSETLLRHVFAGFRAFLNNYSVALFQGNAVLCGRLCYELLRCCNSKLSSIRQESCALLYLLMRSNFEFTSRKGLTRVHLQVIISVSQMLGNVIGLNNSRFQESLSLINSYASSDKVMKGTGFPVEVKDLNKRIRTVLMATAQMREHNNDPEMLVDLQHSLANSYASTPELRHTWLETMARNHARDGNFSEAACCQLHIAALMAEYLKLRKVHSWGAEAFDHISANISKDERNLKLDAGEICVQDIHYNENLLLEQLEVCADTLEKAERFELLGHLYRLIVPMYEERRNYEALANSYSHLARAYNKIVEVTRSGKRLLGRFYRVAFFGMAYFEEENGQEYIYKEPKVTSLSEISERLLRLYSEKFGSENVKMIMDSVPVDISELDPKIAYIQVTHVTPYFEKPEFEVRQTEFEQNHNVSCFMFETPFTKEGKARGNPEDQWKRRTIVTTQYAFPYIKKRIGIAEKRIVELSPIEVALDEMRQRVQELEDVALIAPTDVKKLQLRLQGSICVTVNAGPLAYASAFLDPALSPQYSDDKVEELKDVFREFVKICYTALQINSKLITSDQYEYQEVLRENYQKLCQSLSSLFGEPIWPDEQVGSFKRNSAALFSAISGANNHTSTA from the exons aATAAACCACACTTGATCGAACCCATtgactttgaaaattttatcctGAAGAATAAGACTCTATTGCAAAATGATCCTCAGCGAGAATTACTGCTATATCCTCAGGATGATATTTCT CAAGTGGTTCTTCCAAGAAGATATCGTAGCATGGTTCCAACGGCACAGCATATTACAGAATGCGAAGAAGGAGCGGAAAATCTTCTGACAAAGGAATGTTTACACAGTTATACATCCAATTGGAATCTTGTACATTACAAATATGTGGCGTACAGTGGAACTTATCTCGAATTGCCAAG AATATCAAAAGCGGACGATCTGAAAGATGAAGTATATGAAATTGATACAGAAGTAGATCAAATAGATGAg gaattGACAAAAAACGATGGAATAACGAAGGAAGGCTATTTAATGAAAGGTCCTGAGATTGGTAGTACAGATAGAATGTTTGCTCATATCGGTTCGAAATCATTCAAGAGACGTTTTTGTCATCTCAGACAGGAGGTTGATGGCACTTATAtacttgaatttttcaaagatgaGAGAAAGGGGGAGGCAAAACTGACAATAGTGATGGATTTTTGTACAGAAGTTGTTAGAAATTCAAAACGCGGGAGATATTGTTTCGAGCTACGAATGAGCGACACTCATAAATCTTATACTCTGGCTGCCGATAGTGAGACCGATATGCAAGACTGGTTGTTGAAGCTCAGTTCTGTGTTACAACATTATAAACAGCAAGAAGAAAAACGTGCTGCTTCATTGGAGAGAACCTGTAACACGCCTCCGCCATCGCCACAACCTATGCAG gttTATGGCACATTGAAGGGTCTTGAACAGAGCATGAATCCACAACTGATAAAGTATTCCAGGGAGACTGATACTAGCATTGCTCTAGCAAGGAGAGAGAACAGAAAAAGATTGTTCAGTGTATATCCTTACATACCCCATGCCAAGATAAACACAGGGCAATCTGCCGATCACAATGTGGATCCTTATAAGGAGCAGTTTGGCCAtagaatttttgtcaaatgtGAGAGCCTCAAGTTTCGATTGCAAGCGCCTATTGACGAAAAGGAATCTCTGTGCCAAGTGGAACCTTATTATACAACATTGAGTTTATTCGACGCGAGAAATGGTAGAAAACTCACAGAGAACTTTCATTTCGATATTAATCACGAAATGGTGCGGGATATGACGAGAGAATTGAGTCCCGCAGGAATCACAACGGAGACGGAAGATATTACTCTTCCTGGGGAGTTGAAAAACATTCCTTCAGATTGGATCAAGTTTCCAAAACAG GCCATATTCAATATCAACAATCCTCATCCAGACATATTTCTCGTTGTCAGAATAGATAAATTGCTCCAAGGGAACATATATCAAATCTCAGAACCATATTTGAGAGCTACTAAGGATCCAAGATTGGGCTTAAAAGTACACAAACAAGTCCGAGCATGTTGTCAAAG gCTGGgaaactatagaatgccattTGCATGGGCTGCAAGACCACTGTTTAGATTGTATAGTAACGAATTGGATACATCCTCAGATTTTCCAGCGATATATAGGCaggaaaacaataaaataaaagatgaagaATTATTGAAACTTCTTTCAGAATATAGAAA GCCTGAAAAGCTTAGCAAATTGACTGTGATACCTGGTTggttaaaaatcaaaatagaatCTGTTATGGACATCCCAGAAA ATACATTATCGACCTGCTTAGCACCTTTAAAGCCATTTCCAATACCTCCAACGGCAGAGCCGACGATTGAGATCGCCGAGTTTGAGAGTACTTCTGAAAGAGATGTGCATCCATACACGACATACATCAATCATCTCTACGTATATCCGCAGACGCTTTGTTTTGATAGccagaaaatatttactcgAGCTAGAAACATAGCGTGCATCATGGAACTTCGCGATGATGATGGCGAGAATGTCAAACCTTTACGA GCGATCTATGGAAGACCTGGTACACCATTGTTATGCTTGCGAGCATCATGCACAGTTTTACATCACAACACGGTGCCTTCTTGGTATGAAGAAATCAAGATAAAGCTGCCTACAAAGTTACACGCGAAGCATCATATACTCTTTTCCTTTTACCACATAAGCTGTGATATGAACAAAAAGAAGGAGAACGGCGTTGAAAATTGCGTCGGCTATGCATGGGCACCTTTGCTGCATAAAGGAAG ACTGAACGTGGACGTAGAATCAAGTGTCCAGGTACTGCCTGTAGCGACGCACTTGCCACATGGATATCTTTCCATACAACCCCTTGGACTAGGGAAAGGGGTAAGA AACGCGGGACCGGATATCACGTGGATCGATTCTCAGCGACCCATTTTCACAGtatcttttcaattaatttcaacaGTATTTACGCGAGATATTCATTTGCACAATTTATTCATTCACGCTGAACGCATTCTGGACACGAGACCCTCAACGGTACCATCGGATTCAGAAACCTGCAAGATCTTGAAAGCGGCACATGCAGTTCAACTAGTCACCGTTATCACATTTTTACCTACTATATTGAATCAGTTGTTCGCGTTGTTGGCATGTAATACTAGTCAGGAGATCGAATTGTATGTGATCAGGGTCTTGATACATTTCATAAACATGGTGCACGAAGCCGGGCGCAAGGAAATTCTACAAGCGTACATCAAG TTTGTATTCGTGCTGCCTCCTCTACGAAATGGCAACGTCACGGTTCACGAGCAATTGGCGAAGCATTTGCCAATTTTACTGCAACCTAGCAACACCGACTTTCTGGTGGTGAACAAGTTTATGCATCACTCGagtttcttttttgaaataatgatcAAAAGTATGGCGCAATATCTTCTAACTACTGGTAGGATAAAA atgcaTAGAAACGAGCGTTTCTCGAAGGATTATCACGAAAAAATCAAGGCATTATTGGAGGTAATTATGCCATATCTAATGACCAAGTACAGAGAAATGCCAGTGGAGACGCACGAATTGAACAAAAGCCTCGCACAATTTTTAAAG AAATGTCTCACATTCATGGACCGCGGTTTCGTGTTCCGTCTCATCAATTCTTATCTGGATAACTTTTCGCCCGGTGATCAACGCACATTGCACGATTTCAAGTTCACATTTCTACAGATTATCTGCTCTCACGAGCATTACGTATCATTCAACTTACCAATGATGCAGTCGCGTCTCGTTTCCAGAG ATGACAATGATACTGAGAGAGAACCAGAATGCGATG ATTTAATGAATGAATATTGTCTCACGGAGGAATTCTGCAAACACCACTTCCTAGTTAGTCTTCTGATGCAAGAAGTCAGGATTTCTCTTAACGAAATTGTACAGATCCGTAAAGTGGCTATAGGCACTTTACGAGATCTAATGGCGAAGCATGAATTGGACGATAGATATCAGAATAAG gGTCAGCTGAGTAGAATAGCATCAATCTATATACCGTGGCTCGGGATTGTATTGGAGAATTTGCACCGACTGCAATCAGTACAGGAGAGTGAGATTAAGATagaaatgaaacaaaatagTGCAAACAGAGTGTCAACTAGTAGTTCATTTTTAGCAATGAAGGATAGTACTAATAGTGCTACGACCGCAGGCACACCCAAGTCCATCCACAG ATTGACTCTTCACCTGGATACTCAGTCACCCGTGAGAACGTCTATGCATCTGCGAGATTCGACTTACTTTGCTGCTATTGCGGGTCAAGGATTAGTAAATGGATATTCTTGCACTAGTGTCGAATCCGACACGTCGACAGTATCTGGCGCATCCCAATCTAACATTTCCCAAGAGACTACCATTGTTAGGGAGTATATGGAAAACGGAACAGGCGAAAAAAAGAGGCATTCGCGTACTTTGAGCGTGACACAGTCGTCGCCTAGATGCGATAAATTACAACCTTCAGAAGTGAAGGATATACTACTCTGTTTTCTGTTCATTGTCAAATATCTGGGTGATCATCAGGTGATTGCTTGGTGGCAGCAATGCAGCGATACAGAAATATTGAGCTTCTTCACAATAATCGA gatGAGCTTGcatcatttcaaatatattggtAAGAGACAAATTGCCGCCAATGCCGCGAGTAACGTCGGAAAACCACGTACCGTCAAAGCGATGACTTTACCAGCTAGAATGGCACCACCAGACTTTACCACTGAAAATCCCGCTACCAGCACGCTGCAACCTCACAATACAGTTACCAGAGAGAATCTTGTTGAAAATGACAGCGGCAAGGTGTATCAAGCTCTGCTGGAAGCAAATATGGCAACGGAAGTCGGCCTTATCGCGCTGGATTGCTTGGGGCTTTTCTGTATtcattttaaa GATATCCTTTTAGCGAACGAAGGCGACAACGCAGTCATGCAAAAGcttttcaacatttatttatcgtttCTTCAAGTAGGTCAATCGGAAACCTTATTACGTCACGTTTTTGCTGGGTTTCGAGCTTTTTTGAACAATTATTCCGTCGCACTTTTTCAAG GCAATGCTGTGCTTTGTGGGCGCTTATGTTACGAGCTGCTACGTTGTTGCAACAGCAAGCTGAGTTCCATACGGCAAGAATCCTGCGCTTTGTTGTATTTGCTCATGCGAAGTAATTTTGAGTTTACTAGTCGAAAAGGATTGACTAGAGTGCATTTGCAG gtAATAATTTCAGTCTCTCAAATGCTGGGAAATGTAATTGGTTTGAACAATTCGCGCTTTCAAGAATCGTTATCGTTGATCAATAGTTACGCTTCTTCTGACAAAGTTATGAAAGGCACAGGTTTTCCAGTTGAAGTAAAAGATCTCAATAAAAGAATACGAACGGTTTTAATGGCAACCGCGCAAATGCGAGAACATAATAACGATCCTGAGATGTTGGTGGATTTGCAACACAGTTTGGCAAATTCGTATGCCAGCACGCCTGAATTGAGACACACTTGGTTGGAGACGATGGCCAGGAATCATGCCAGAGATGGAAATTTTTCAGag gctGCTTGCTGCCAACTGCATATTGCAGCGCTAATGGCTGAGTatttaaaattgcgaaaagTTCATTCATGGGGCGCAGAAGCTTTTGATCATATCTCTGCTAACATATCAAAAGATGAGCGTAATCTTAAGCTCGACGCTGGTGAGATTT gcGTTCAAGATATTCACTACAATGAAAATCTTCTTCTTGAGCAATTAGAAGTTTGTGCTGACACTTTGGAGAAAGCCGAGCGTTTTGAATTACTCGGACATTTATATCGCTTGATAGTTCCTATGTacgaagagagaagaaactACGAGGCTCTAGCAAATTCCTATTCGCACTTGGCGCGAGCCTATAATAAAATCGTGGAAGTTACTCGATCTGGCAAAAGATTACTTGGAAGATTTTACAGAGTGGCATTCTTCGGCATG GCATATTTTGAGGAGGAGAATGgtcaagaatatatttataaggaaCCCAAAGTGACATCATTATCTGAGATATCGGAACGATTGTTGCGCTTGTATAGCGAAAAGTTCGGATCTGAGAATGTTAAGATGATAATGGATTCTGTGCCAGTCGACATAAGCGAGTTAGATCCTAAGATAGCGTACATTCAGGTGACGCACGTAACACCGTACTTCGAGAAGCCCGAGTTCGAAGTACGACAGACTGAGTTCGAACAGAATCACAATGTATCATGCTTCATGTTCGAGACGCCGTTTACTAAGGAGGGCAAAGCGAGAGGCAATCCAGAGGATCAATGGAAACGCAGAACTATTGTCACAA CACAATATGCTTTcccatatataaaaaaacgtatTGGAATTGCCGAGAAACGGATAGTGGAACTGAGTCCTATCGAAGTTGCTTTGGATGAAATGAGACAACGTGTTCAGGAATTGGAAGACGTAGCTTTGATCGCACCGACAGATGTAAAGAAACTGCAGTTACGTCTTCAGGGTAGTATTTGTGTAACAGTGAACGCCGGTCCTCTGGCCTATGCCTCCGCGTTTCTAGATCCCGCCTTGTCTCCGCAATATTCTGATGACAAAGTGGAGGAGTTAAAGGATGTTTTTAG GGAGTTTGTCAAGATATGTTATACAGCGTTACAAATTAATAGCAAACTTATCACGTCAGATCAATACGAGTATCAAGAGGTATTACGCGAGAATTATCAGAAATTGTGCCAGAGCTTGTCGTCCTTATTTGGAGAACCCATATGGCCCGATGAGCAAGTAGGAAGCTTTAAACGCAATAGCGCTGCTTTATTCAGTGCCATAAGCGGCGCCAACAATCATACCAGTACAGCCTAA